A part of Salvelinus sp. IW2-2015 linkage group LG16, ASM291031v2, whole genome shotgun sequence genomic DNA contains:
- the LOC111975938 gene encoding LOW QUALITY PROTEIN: C3 and PZP-like alpha-2-macroglobulin domain-containing protein 8 (The sequence of the model RefSeq protein was modified relative to this genomic sequence to represent the inferred CDS: deleted 2 bases in 1 codon) yields the protein MWRSCWTACISWTLFICIVRSYAQERQGYLIAAPSVFRAGVEEALSITIFNAVEETHVQVQLSVKGETVAHSHGTVLDKGTIKLKVPPGLRGQAHLKVWGNRHITEGGYIFHNYTTVTVDSKGTAVFIQTDKPVYKPKHKVLINVYSVTPDLRPANDKIEAYVVDPRGSRMVQWKGLKPLCCGVVNMSFPLSDQPVFGEWFIFVEMQGHTYNKSFEVQKYVMPKFELVIDPPQYIQDLNMCEQATVRARYIFGKPVTGKMTVNMTVNGVGYYRHEVGHPVVKTMEIXGSATFSLCVKDMMPLDVADHFRGTVNMWVSVTSKDGGRQTMFDDSTPVHKQLIDIKYSKDTRKQFKPGLPYKGKVEVTYPDGSPADGVRVRVKAELTPKDNVYTSELTSRDGQATFEIPSIPNSAQYVWLETKVTAIDGRPAGDQYLPSYLSISSWYSPSKCHIQIQSLSAPLKIGQEADVTLKSTCPCNFTLHYEIASRGNIVQSGQQQPNATAHRSKRAAVTFDKNIHTTTPPSGSGPAASSPQGETDSCMLVLRFPVTHSMAPLSRILVYYVKENGEGVTDSLQIPVQPSFENQVSVSLSTNESMPGDPISMRVTGEKGSCVCVATVDKSLYLLKPDFQLSPDKVFKELADFDVSDGFGVPKDDGHFWWPGLSSKRRRRSSVFPWHWDITKDARFAFTETGLVVMTDMVTLNHRQTGGMYTDEAVPAFQPHTSTLVAAMHSRTVPRAEKRRRTFFPETWVWHCINVSDVTGEAELRLDVPDSITTWVTEAIGLSEEKGLGLAKRAELRTFKPFFVDFTLPYGVIRGEQTKVPLTVYNYLSTCAEVYVKVTVPKGIKFVGHPGKHHLTRKKCVAPGEATPTSIVLSFTELGAANITARAIAYSEPGCCLDGLQSTKTGKNIDDLEDRRTPIGLDYVRRSVLVEPEGLPRQYTYSVFFCPNERIHISTPNKYEYQYVKKPAKMTHFEVAVKTHNDAHFALSPSPHDCAEMLEIVLGGRQNTRSWISLGKMGEPVVSSPTPGILSWDEFRSFWVSFKGGVVQVGHGLQPSNESVILQWSGPLPGQVRHIGFSTGWGSVGEFKIWRKEDSDENHNEAFTLGVPHNVVPGSETATASMIGDVMGPTLNNLDKLLRLPFGCGEQNMIHFAPNVFVLKYLQKTRQLSPEVEAEATDYLLQGYQRQLTYKRQDGSYSAFGERDSSGSMWCTLPQEEKTAVAKAKGFLESNTYTADDPYTTALSAYALALLRSPYATLALRRLNHMAITQDGFTHWSLTGSTVTDEATFMGFSDGLSQSVVSAEVEMTAYGLLTYALLGDVASALPVVKWLSQQRNALGGFSSTQDTCVALQALSEYAILSYVGGVNLTISLASTNLDFQESFELHRDNQKMLQSASIPSIPTGLFVSAKGEGCCLMQIDVSYNVPDPLAKPAFQLKVDLKEPRQERHPPAPPSPHHPSPRSRSRADNRSELSRKRRAATDDEDPAAHQDNLDYRITLEACARWLHSGSSNMAVLEFTLLSGFCSDVESLERLLMDKRVGLKRYEVDGRKVLFYFDEISSQCMTCVAFQAVRQYIVGKTAPVPVKVYDYYEPAFEATRFYNVSESSPLARELCDGTTCNEVESSTNQWIGFVQGNQCNNVFGCLEEERFERCTCYRDCGYDGELVCGSDGHLYQNQCQMEVFACRNGTRIEQVPMSQCPETESTTEDRETQQATEPGQAPVPVHKGEEEQGSMAEVSYYSYEYDPDSEPFAAEGEDHFELAEGEQGGEQDSPSDSQLPTLDTKDTHER from the exons TGCTCATCAACGTGTACTCTGTCACTCCGGATCTGAGGCCGGCCAATGACAAG ATTGAAGCCTACGTTGTG GACCCAAGAGGATCTCGGATGGTCCAGTGGAAAGGGCTTAAACCCCTCTGCTGCG GGGTCGTCAACATGAGTTTCCCTCTCTCAGACCAGCCCGTGTTTGGAGAGTGGTTCATCTTTGTAGAGATGCAGGGACACACCTACAACAAGTCCTTTGAAGTGCAGAAGTATG TGATGCCCAAGTTTGAGCTGGTGATAGACCCTCCACAGTACATCCAGGACCTCAACATGTGTGAACAGGCCACTGTGAGGGCCAG ATATATCTTTGGGAAGCCAGTGACCGGGAAGATGACAGTGAACATGACAGTGAATGGAGTTGGGTACTACCGGCATGAGGTGGGCCATCCTGTGGTCAAGACAATGGAG ATCAAKGGCTCAGCGACCTTCAGCCTGTGTGTCAAAGACATGATGCCCCTGGATGTGGCTGATCATTTCCGGGGCACGGTGAACATGTGGGTGTCAGTGACCAGCAAGGACGGAGGGCGACAAACCATGTTTGATGATTCAACCCCAGTTCACAAGCAGCTTATCGACATCAAATACTCAAAGGACACTCGCAAACAGTTCAAGCCTGGCCTGCCCTACAAGGGAAAG GTAGAGGTAACTTACCCTGACGGTAGCCCAGCAGATGGGGTGCGGGTGCGTGTGAAGGCGGAGCTGACCCCTAAGGACAACGTGTACACCAGCGAGCTGACGTCCAGGGATGGCCAGGCCACGTTTGAGATCCCCTCCATTCCCAACTCTGCCCAGTACGTCTGGCTGGAG ACCAAGGTGACAGCCATAGATGGCCGTCCGGCTGGAGACCAGTACCTCCCCAGCTACCTGTCCATCAGCAGCTGGTACTCCCCCAGCAAGTGTCACATTCAGATCCAGAGCCTCAGCGCTCCTCTCAAG aTCGGTCAAGAGGCTGATGTCACTTTGAAGTCCACCTGTCCCTGTAACTTCACCCTCCACTATGAGATCGCCTCCAGAGGAAACATTGTCCAGTCCGGCCAGCAGCAGCCCAACGCTACAGCCCACAGAAGCAAGAGGGCAGCGGTCACCTTTGACAAGAACATCCACACCACCACGCCACCCAGTGGCTCTG GTCCGGCAGCCTCCTCCCCACAGGGTGAGACAGACAGCTGTATGTTGGTGCTGCGTTTCCCAGTGACCCACTCCATGGCGCCCCTCAGCCGCATCCTGGTCTACTATGTGAAGGAGAATGGAGAGGGCGTCACTGACAGTCTACAGATCCCTGTACAGCCCAGCTTTGAGAACCAG gtgtctgtctctctgtctaccaATGAGTCGATGCCAGGTGACCCTATCAGTATGCGTGTCACTGGTGAGAAGGGCTCCTGCGTGTGTGTCGCCACTGTGGACAAGAGCCTCTACCTTCTCAAGCCAGACTTCCAGCTCAGTCCAGACAag GTGTTTAAAGAACTGGCAGACTTTGATGTGTCCGATGGCTTTGGAGTCCCCAAAGACGACGGGCACTTCTGGTGGCCGGGTCTGTCGTCTAAGCGACGGAGGCGTTCTTCAGTGTTCCCCTGGCACTGGGACATCACTAAAGATGCCCGCTTCGCCTTCACG GAGACTGGTCTCGTGGTGATGACTGACATGGTGACCCTGAACCACAGACAGACTGGAGGGATGTACACAGATGAGGCCGTTCCTGCCTTTCAGCCTCACACATCCACACTGGTGGCAGCCATGCACTCGCGCACTGTGCCCAG AGCCGAGAAGCGCAGGCGGACATTCTTCCCGGAGACGTGGGTGTGGCACTGCATCAATGTCAG TGATGTCACCGGCGAAGCTGAGTTACGATTGGACGTTCCAGACTCCATTACCACCTGGGTGACAGAGGCCATTGGCTTGTCAGAGGAGAAGGGGCTGGGCCTTGCCAAGAGGGCGGAGCTTCGTACCTTCAAGCCCTTCTTCGTCGACTTCACCCTCCCCTACGGTGTGATACGTGGGGAGCAGACCAAAGTACCGCTGACTGTTTACAACTACCTGTCTACCTGCGCAGAG GTCTATGTCAAAGTCACCGTTCCCAAAGGCATCAAGTTTGTGGGTCACCCCGGGAAGCATCACCTGACCAGGAAGAAATGTGTGGCTCCTGGAGAGGCCACACCCACATCCATAGTGCTGTCCTTCACTGAGCTGGGCGCGGCTAACATCACAG CACGGGCCATTGCCTATAGTGAGCCGGGCTGCTGCTTAGATGGACTCCAGTCAACTAAAACAGGCAAAAACATAGATGACCTGGAGGACCGGAGGACCCCCATTGGCCTTGACTATGTCCGAAGGAGTGTCCTGGTGGAG CCAGAGGGCCTGCCCAGACAGTACACCTACAGTGTCTTCTTCTGCCCCAACG AGCGAATCCACATCTCCACACCCAACAAGTATGAGTACCAGTACGTAAAGAAGCCGGCCAAGATGACTCACTTTGAGGTGGCAGTGAAGACCCACAACGATGCCCATTTTGCCCTCTCACCCAGCCCCCACGACTGTGCTGAGATGCTGGAGATTGTACTGGGGGGCAGACAGAACACCCGCTCCTGGATCTCCCTGGGCAAGATGGGTGAACCAGTGGTCAGCTCCCCCACCCCGGGCATCCTCTCATGGGATGAGTTCCGCAGCTTCTGGGTCAGCTTTAAGGGTGGTGTGGTGcag GTCGGACATGGTTTGCAGCCATCCAATGAGTCGGTGATCCTACAGTGGTCTGGCCCCCTCCCTGGCCAGGTGCGTCACATAGGTTTCTCCACGGGCTGGGGCTCGGTGGGTGAGTTTAAGATCTGGAGGAAGGAGGACTCTGATGAGAACCACAACGAGGCCTTCACCCTGGGCGTCCCTCACAACGTGGTGCCTGGCTCTGAGACCGCCACTGCCTCCATGATAG GAGACGTGATGGGCCCCACCCTCAACAACCTGGACAAGCTGCTGCGGCTGCCCTTCGGCTGTGGGGAGCAGAACATGATCCACTTCGCCCCCAATGTTTTTGTCCTCAAGTACCTGCAGAAGACCAGGCAGCTCAGCCCTGAGGTGGAGGCTGAGGCCACAGACTACTTGCTGCAAG GGTACCAGAGACAGCTGACCTATAAGCGCCAGGATGGATCCTACAGTGCCTTTGGAGAGAGGGACTCCTCTGGAAGCATGTG GTGTACTCTTCCCCAGGAGGAGAAGACTGCTGTGGCCAAGGCAAAGGGTTTCCTGGAGAGTAACACATACACAGCTGATGACCCGTACACCACAGCCCTGTCTGCCTACGCCCTGGCCCTGTTACGAAGCCCCTACGCCACCCTCGCCCTTCGACGCCTCAACCACATGGCCATCACACAAG ATGGCTTTACCCACTGGAGTCTGACTGGCAGCACGGTGACAGATGAGGCCACCTTCATGGGCTTTAGTGACGGTCTTTCTCAGTCAG TGGTGTCAGCGGAGGTGGAGATGACAGCATACGGTCTGCTGACCTACGCCCTGCTGGGTGACGTGGCCTCCGCCCTGCCTGTGGTCAAGTGGCTCTCCCAGCAGAGGAACGCCCTCGGGGGCTTCTCCTCCACACAG GACACGTGTGTAGCTCTTCAGGCYTTGTCTGAGTACGCCATCCTGTCGTACGTGGGAGGAGTTAACCTGACCATCTCTCTGGCCTCTACCAACCTGGACTTCCAGGAGAGCTTTGAACTGCACCGCGACAACCAAAAGATGCTGCAGAGCGCCTCG ATCCCCAGTATTCCCACAGGGCTGTTTGTCAGTGCTAAAGGCGAGGGCTGCTGTCTAATGCAG ATTGATGTATCCTACAATGTGCCCGACCCCTTGGCCAAGCCAGCCTTCCAGCTCAAGGTGGACCTGAAAGAACCCAGGCAGGAGCGGCACCCGCCAGCACCACCCTCCCCCCACCACCCTAGTCCTCGCTCCCGTTCCCGTGCCGACAACCGCTCAGAGCTGAGCCGCAAACGCCGGGCGGCCACCGATGATGAAGACCCCGCAGCTCACCAAGACAACCTGGACTACCGCATCACCCTGGAAGCCTGCGCCAG gTGGCTCCACTCAGGTTCTTCCAACATGGCTGTCTTGGAGTTCACTCTGCTCTCAGGTTTCTGTTCCGATGTGGAAAGCTTGGAGAGG CTGCTGATGGACAAGAGGGTTGGTCTGAAGAGGTACGAAGTGGACGGAAGGAAGGTCCTCTTCTACTTTGATGAG ATCTCCAGTCAGTGTATGACGTGTGTGGCCTTCCAGGCTGTCAGGCAGTACATAGTGGGCAAGACAGCGCCTGTTCCTGTCAAGGTGTACGACTACTACGAACCAG cGTTTGAGGCCACCCGCTTTTACAACGTGAGCGAGAGCAGTCCACTGGCCCGCGAGCTGTGTGATGGCACCACGTGCAACGAGGTGGAGAGCTCAACCAACCAGTGGATAG GCTTTGTCCAGGGGAACCAATGTAACAACGTGTTTGGctgtctggaggaggagaggtttgAGCGTTGCACCTGTTACAGGGACTGTGGCTATGACGGGGAGCTGGTGTGTGGCTCAGACGGACATCTCTACCAGAATCAGTGCCAGATGGAGGTCTTTGCCTGCCGCAACGGGACCCGCATAGAACAAGTGCCCATGTCCCAGTGTCCTGAGA CGGAATCCACCACGGAGGACAGAGAGACT CAACAGGCGACGGAACCAGGCCAAGCTCCTGTGCCTGTACACAAAG GTGAGGAAGAGCAGGGTTCCATGGCTGAGGTGTCCTACTATTCCTATGAGTATGACCCAGACTCAGAACCCTTCGCTGCGGAGGGGGAGGACCACTTTGAGCTGGCGGAAGGGGAGCAGGGGGGAGAGCAGGACAGTCCATCAGATAGCCAGCTACCCACACTGGACACAAAGGACACCCATGAGCGATG